A genomic region of Elaeis guineensis isolate ETL-2024a chromosome 9, EG11, whole genome shotgun sequence contains the following coding sequences:
- the LOC140851669 gene encoding ethylene-responsive transcription factor ERF020-like — protein sequence MRRSEEQASRGSTGRTAGKEIRYRGVRRRRWGKWVSEIRIPGSRKRLWLGSYSAPQAAAVAHDTAMFLLRGPSSSSGLNFPDHVTLSDCVGMSPKSIQRAASDAGMAIDAELIAAGPFMEATWERGGLSCGN from the coding sequence ATGAGGCGGTCTGAAGAACAAGCTAGCCGTGGTTCAACCGGCCGAACCGCCGGGAAGGAGATAAGATACAGGGGAGTGCGCCGCCGGCGGTGGGGGAAGTGGGTGTCGGAGATTCGGATCCCGGGAAGCCGAAAGCGTCTCTGGCTGGGGTCCTACTCCGCCCCACAGGCCGCTGCAGTGGCCCATGACACCGCCATGTTCCTCCTACGTGGACCATCCTCGTCCAGCGGTCTAAATTTCCCCGATCACGTCACCTTGTCTGATTGCGTTGGCATGTCGCCCAAGTCGATACAGAGAGCGGCGTCGGACGCCGGCATGGCGATCGATGCTGAGCTGATTGCCGCAGGTCCATTCATGGAGGCTACGTGGGAGCGTGGTGGCTTGAGTTGTGGAAATTAG
- the LOC105051655 gene encoding uncharacterized protein isoform X1, which produces MATASKVSFTAAAAAAVLFSVSPRPHHHPSINLQKLHPFPPYRPISRTLQRITCKATEVSKVEEGEPEVVPKGGDDGKNWVPVVPLAALPKGERRVIIQDGETILLLWYKDEVFAIENRSPAEGAYSEGLLNAKLTQDGCIVCPTTDSTFDLRTGTIKEWYPKNPVLRALTPALRTLFVYPVKTDGENIFISMKGVQSGGSAEIVFSGKANPGVTAADVNVEEVRMVVDDDFEGFGFTGKNELINGKAAIIGFLLLIDFELLTGKGLLKGTGFLDFIYAASRAFNSS; this is translated from the exons atgGCGACGGCGTCCAAGGTCTCCTTCACCGCAGCCGCCGCAGCCGCAGTGCTCTTCTCGGTCTCCCCTCGTCCCCACCACCACCCGTCCATCAACCTCCAGAAGCTCCACCCCTTCCCTCCTTATCGGCCCATCTCAAGAACTCTCCAGAGGATCACTTGCAAGGCAACAGAGGTCTCGAAGGTCGAGGAAGGAGAGCCAGAAGTGGTTCCAAAAGGAGGGGATGATGGGAAGAATTGGGTTCCAGTGGTCCCATTGGCAGCGCTTCCCAAGGGGGAGAGGCGGGTGATCATCCAGGATGGAGAAACTATCTTGCTTCTCTGGTACAAAGATGAGGTCTTTGCGATCGAGAACCGGTCCCCTGCCGAGGGGGCTTACAGCGAAGGCCTTTTGAATGCCAAGCTCACTCAG GATGGTTGTATTGTTTGCCCAACGACTGATAGCACATTTGATCTTCGAACTGGAACGATAAAGGAATGGTACCCAAAAAACCCTGTTCTAAGGGCCCTAACACCAGCTTTGAGGACACTCTTTGTGTACCCTGTGAAAACAGATGGGGAGAACATATTTATCAGCATGAAAGGTGTTCAATCTGGAGGATCGGCGGAGATTGTTTTCAGTGGCAAAGCTAATCCTGGTGTGACTGCAGCTGATGTCAATGTGGAAGAG GTGAGAATGGTAGTTGATGACGATTTTGAAGGTTTTGGTTTCACAGGAAAGAATGAATTGATAAATGGGAAAGCAGCTATAATTGGCTTCCTACTATTAATAGATTTTGAGCTTTTAACTGGTAAAGGTCTCCTTAAGGGGACAGGTTTCTTGGACTTCATTTATGCAGCTTCAAGGGCTTTCAACTCTTCATAG
- the LOC105051658 gene encoding uncharacterized protein isoform X2 — protein MESQVPRAPPLQICTAADVVREYYHGFNRWDLASMEALIGEDCVYEDLLFSQPFIGCKAILEFFNKLAESTSSDLQFVIDDISNEDISAVGVTWHLEWHGTPFPFSKGCSFYSTEVLDGKRQITYMDETAWNML, from the exons ATGGAGTCACAGGTCCCCAGAGCTCCTCCTCTTCAAATTTGTACGGCCGCTGATGTGGTGAGGGAGTACTATCATGGGTTCAATCGCTGGGACCTTGCATCGATGGAGGCTTTGATTGGAGAGGACTGTGTCTATGAGGATTTGCTCTTTTCCCAGCCTTTCATTGGATGCAAG GCTATTCTTGAGTTCTTCAATAAGTTAGCAGAATCTACCAGCAGTGACCTTCAGTTCGTTATTGATGACATATCTAATGAAGATATATCAGCTGTTGGAGTTACATGGCACTTGG AGTGGCATGGCACGCCTTTCCCATTCAGCAAAGGGTGCAGTTTCTATAGTACAGAGGTATTGGATGGCAAAAGACAAATAAC CTATATGGACGAGACTGCATGGAACATGCTATAA
- the LOC105051658 gene encoding uncharacterized protein isoform X3, with product MESQVPRAPPLQICTAADVVREYYHGFNRWDLASMEALIGEDCVYEDLLFSQPFIGCKAILEFFNKLAESTSSDLQFVIDDISNEDISAVGVTWHLEWHGTPFPFSKGCSFYSTEVLDGKRQITCYG from the exons ATGGAGTCACAGGTCCCCAGAGCTCCTCCTCTTCAAATTTGTACGGCCGCTGATGTGGTGAGGGAGTACTATCATGGGTTCAATCGCTGGGACCTTGCATCGATGGAGGCTTTGATTGGAGAGGACTGTGTCTATGAGGATTTGCTCTTTTCCCAGCCTTTCATTGGATGCAAG GCTATTCTTGAGTTCTTCAATAAGTTAGCAGAATCTACCAGCAGTGACCTTCAGTTCGTTATTGATGACATATCTAATGAAGATATATCAGCTGTTGGAGTTACATGGCACTTGG AGTGGCATGGCACGCCTTTCCCATTCAGCAAAGGGTGCAGTTTCTATAGTACAGAGGTATTGGATGGCAAAAGACAAATAAC CTGTTATGGATAA
- the LOC105051655 gene encoding uncharacterized protein isoform X2: protein MATASKVSFTAAAAAAVLFSVSPRPHHHPSINLQKLHPFPPYRPISRTLQRITCKATEVSKVEEGEPEVVPKGGDDGKNWVPVVPLAALPKGERRVIIQDGETILLLWYKDEVFAIENRSPAEGAYSEGLLNAKLTQDGCIVCPTTDSTFDLRTGTIKEWYPKNPVLRALTPALRTLFVYPVKTDGENIFISMKGVQSGGSAEIVFSGKANPGVTAADVNVEETETLGMKTE, encoded by the exons atgGCGACGGCGTCCAAGGTCTCCTTCACCGCAGCCGCCGCAGCCGCAGTGCTCTTCTCGGTCTCCCCTCGTCCCCACCACCACCCGTCCATCAACCTCCAGAAGCTCCACCCCTTCCCTCCTTATCGGCCCATCTCAAGAACTCTCCAGAGGATCACTTGCAAGGCAACAGAGGTCTCGAAGGTCGAGGAAGGAGAGCCAGAAGTGGTTCCAAAAGGAGGGGATGATGGGAAGAATTGGGTTCCAGTGGTCCCATTGGCAGCGCTTCCCAAGGGGGAGAGGCGGGTGATCATCCAGGATGGAGAAACTATCTTGCTTCTCTGGTACAAAGATGAGGTCTTTGCGATCGAGAACCGGTCCCCTGCCGAGGGGGCTTACAGCGAAGGCCTTTTGAATGCCAAGCTCACTCAG GATGGTTGTATTGTTTGCCCAACGACTGATAGCACATTTGATCTTCGAACTGGAACGATAAAGGAATGGTACCCAAAAAACCCTGTTCTAAGGGCCCTAACACCAGCTTTGAGGACACTCTTTGTGTACCCTGTGAAAACAGATGGGGAGAACATATTTATCAGCATGAAAGGTGTTCAATCTGGAGGATCGGCGGAGATTGTTTTCAGTGGCAAAGCTAATCCTGGTGTGACTGCAGCTGATGTCAATGTGGAAGAG ACCGAAACATTAGGGATGAAAACAGAATAG
- the LOC105051658 gene encoding uncharacterized protein isoform X5 yields MESQVPRAPPLQICTAADVVREYYHGFNRWDLASMEALIGEDCVYEDLLFSQPFIGCKAILEFFNKLAESTSSDLQFVIDDISNEDISAVGVTWHLVFHEYRVAWHAFPIQQRVQFL; encoded by the exons ATGGAGTCACAGGTCCCCAGAGCTCCTCCTCTTCAAATTTGTACGGCCGCTGATGTGGTGAGGGAGTACTATCATGGGTTCAATCGCTGGGACCTTGCATCGATGGAGGCTTTGATTGGAGAGGACTGTGTCTATGAGGATTTGCTCTTTTCCCAGCCTTTCATTGGATGCAAG GCTATTCTTGAGTTCTTCAATAAGTTAGCAGAATCTACCAGCAGTGACCTTCAGTTCGTTATTGATGACATATCTAATGAAGATATATCAGCTGTTGGAGTTACATGGCACTTGG TTTTCCATGAATACAGAGTGGCATGGCACGCCTTTCCCATTCAGCAAAGGGTGCAGTTTCTATAG
- the LOC105051658 gene encoding uncharacterized protein isoform X4: MESQVPRAPPLQICTAADVVREYYHGFNRWDLASMEALIGEDCVYEDLLFSQPFIGCKAILEFFNKLAESTSSDLQFVIDDISNEDISAVGVTWHLEWHGTPFPFSKGCSFYSTEVLDGKRQITGF; this comes from the exons ATGGAGTCACAGGTCCCCAGAGCTCCTCCTCTTCAAATTTGTACGGCCGCTGATGTGGTGAGGGAGTACTATCATGGGTTCAATCGCTGGGACCTTGCATCGATGGAGGCTTTGATTGGAGAGGACTGTGTCTATGAGGATTTGCTCTTTTCCCAGCCTTTCATTGGATGCAAG GCTATTCTTGAGTTCTTCAATAAGTTAGCAGAATCTACCAGCAGTGACCTTCAGTTCGTTATTGATGACATATCTAATGAAGATATATCAGCTGTTGGAGTTACATGGCACTTGG AGTGGCATGGCACGCCTTTCCCATTCAGCAAAGGGTGCAGTTTCTATAGTACAGAGGTATTGGATGGCAAAAGACAAATAAC GGGCTTCTAA
- the LOC105051658 gene encoding uncharacterized protein isoform X1 produces MESQVPRAPPLQICTAADVVREYYHGFNRWDLASMEALIGEDCVYEDLLFSQPFIGCKAILEFFNKLAESTSSDLQFVIDDISNEDISAVGVTWHLEWHGTPFPFSKGCSFYSTEVLDGKRQITKLCRECAPSGSCDFLSSERSLHR; encoded by the exons ATGGAGTCACAGGTCCCCAGAGCTCCTCCTCTTCAAATTTGTACGGCCGCTGATGTGGTGAGGGAGTACTATCATGGGTTCAATCGCTGGGACCTTGCATCGATGGAGGCTTTGATTGGAGAGGACTGTGTCTATGAGGATTTGCTCTTTTCCCAGCCTTTCATTGGATGCAAG GCTATTCTTGAGTTCTTCAATAAGTTAGCAGAATCTACCAGCAGTGACCTTCAGTTCGTTATTGATGACATATCTAATGAAGATATATCAGCTGTTGGAGTTACATGGCACTTGG AGTGGCATGGCACGCCTTTCCCATTCAGCAAAGGGTGCAGTTTCTATAGTACAGAGGTATTGGATGGCAAAAGACAAATAAC GAAACTTTGCAGAGAATGTGCACCGAGCGGTTCATGTGATTTTCTGTCAAGTGAGAGAAGCTTACACAGATGA
- the LOC105051657 gene encoding uncharacterized protein, which translates to MGQFVEEKALGDECSGSLNDQLSVFFGEYFHESDHCSEDDGSFDVEDMLHCLERAEFWRDQECMLRDILAQSSTVGTKLLRDLTRSANMAREESDGCSSCARRAAVDRLRAMGYDAAVCVSKWKPTQSMPGGFHEYIDVLVSPTQEGNESRLLVELDFQSEFQMAKACQNYHDLINLLPETFVGKPKHLNRIVHILCDAGKRSLKEKGIHIGPWRKRKFVQKKWSSPHKRLSFKDDLYFATTSSSRLCTT; encoded by the exons ATGGGTCAATTTGTAGAAGAGAAGGCTCTTGGTGATGAATGCTCAGGGAGCCTCAATGATCAGCTTTCAGTCTTCTTTGGAGAGTACTTCCATGAGTCAGACCATTGTAGTGAAGATGATGGTAGCTTCGACGTTGAGGACATGCTACATTGCCTCGAGCGAGCTGAATTCTGGCGGGACCAAGAGTGCATGCTACGG GACATTCTTGCTCAAAGTAGCACAGTGGGAACAAAGCTACTTCGGGACTTGACTCGATCTGCGAACATGGCGCGAGAGGAGTCAGATGGATGCAGCAGCTGTGCACGTCGTGCTGCCGTCGACCGCCTTCGTGCCATGGGATATGATGCAGCAGTGTGTGTATCTAAATGGAAGCCAACACAAAGTATGCCAGGAG GCTTCCATGAATACATAGATGTTTTAGTCAGTCCAACACAGGAAGGAAATGAATCGCGCTTGTTGGTTGAACTAGATTTCCAATCAGAGTTCCAGATGGCAAAAGCTTGTCAGAACTACCATGATCTGATAAACCTCCTGCCTGAAACATTTGTTGGAAAGCCCAAGCACCTCAACAGAATTGTGCACATCTTATGTGATGCAGGCAAAAGATCACTGAAGGAGAAGGGCATCCACATTGGCCCATGGAGGAAAAGGAAGTTTGTGCAGAAGAAATGGTCTTCTCCTCATAAGAGGCTGTCTTTCAAAGATGACCTCTACTTTGCTACTACTAGCAGTAGTAGGTTGTGTACCACGTAG